Proteins co-encoded in one Medicago truncatula cultivar Jemalong A17 chromosome 8, MtrunA17r5.0-ANR, whole genome shotgun sequence genomic window:
- the LOC25481395 gene encoding DNA topoisomerase 2: MALIQVKEVSSAAASSQQTRYITYSTTVTFKPDLTKFQMTCLEEDVVALMKKRVLDMAGCLGDTVTVELIGEVIPFKSFKGYADFLLNCAQESKPFPLPRTHVKLSDSLEICLSLSDGKFQQVSFVNSIATIKGGTHVDYITKQITTYIKKEVLKKKEHVNVNFDTVKNHLWVFVNARIDNPAFHSQTKEMLTTKPARLGLKFFPGSMLNDVQKSEIAKTLLPRIQIYLKQTHVDAKLAGGPERGKCTLILTLGESAFAMAGVTLVDPDLYGVFPLSSKLLNVRDSRKLLKKKEIQILMTILGLVRNKKYSDAESLRYGRLMIMAYQDEDGAQLKGLLINFIYSFWPSLLKVSKFMSVFTFPIMKASDLKKGKELSFDSMQQYEDWIKELGNTANDWDINYCKGFSAAREVREYFQDLGERRAYFVWDDDDEQDGTSTSIELAFSKKAEEWMAWVCNSQMMQPGTCNYESKSIKYRDFVNKELLFFSMKNLQGSIPSMVDGLTLGQRKTLFTSFKMNLTKPTEVFRLTAYVNQHSDCHGDGDEQSIASTIIGMAQDFVGSNNINLLVPYGQFGTRDLGGKDHASFRKLCTNLNCVTRLLFPVDDDKLLEYLNENGNSIEPNWYIPIIPLVLVNGCHATGTCFSSDIPKYHPCEIIENVRRFLNKEEMVPMKPWYRGFRGTIKKSAKGYTINGLVERINEQTVRIEELPIRMWTEDYKKFLEKKNCSGAH; encoded by the exons ATGGCATTGATTCAAGTTAAAGAG gtttcaagtgcagcagcctCTTCTCAACAAACAAGATATATAACATACTCGACCACGGTGACCTTTAAGCCTGACTTAACCAAGTTTCAGATGACCTGTCTTGAAGAGGACGTTGTAGCTTTGATGAAAAAGCGTGTGCTGGATATGGCAGGGTGCCTTGGTGATACTGTTACGGTTGAACTAATCGGCGAAGTGATTCCATTCAAGTCTTTCAAAGGTTATGCTGATTTCTTGTTGAATTGTGCTCAGGAGTCCAAACCCTTTCCCCTGCCAAG GACTCATGTCAAACTAAGTGATAGCTTGGAGATTTGCCTGAGTCTAAGTGACGGGAAGTTTCAACAG gTCAGCTTTGTTAACTCCATTGCTACAATTAAGGGTGGGACTCATGTTGATTACATCACCAAGCAAATTACTACCTATATAAAGAAGGAAGTATTGAAGAAGAAGGAGCATGTCAATGTGAATTTTGACACTGTGAAGAATCATTTGTGGGTTTTTGTCAATGCTCGGATTGACAACCCTGCCTTTCATTCTCAAACCAAAGAGATGTTAACCACTAAACCAGCTAGATTGGGTTTGAAGTTTTTTCCAGGTTCAATGCTGAATGATG TTCAAAAATCTGAAATTGCGAAAACCCTCCTACCACGGATACagatatatttgaaacaaacgcATGTGGATGCCAAGTTGGCTGGCGGACCCGAGCGTGGAAAATGTACCTTGATTTTGACACTGGGAGAATCTGCCTTTGCT ATGGCCGGGGTCACTCTGGTGGATCCAGACCTCTATGGTGTGTTTCCATTGAGCAGCAAATTGCTCAATGTGAGGGACAGTAGAAAgctattaaaaaagaaagaaattcagATTCTGATGACCATTCTTGGACTTGTGCGAAACAAGAAATACAGTGATGCAGAATCTTTGAGATATGGCCGGTTGATGATTATGGCATATCAG GATGAAGATGGCGCTCAGTTAAAAGGACTATTGATAAACTTCATTTATTCATTCTGGCCATCACTACTTAAAGTTTCAAAATTCATGTCTGTGTTTACCTTTCCCATTATGAAG GCTTCTGATTTAAAGAAGGGGAAGGAGTTATCATTTGATTCTATGCAGCAATATGAAGACTGGATAAAAGAATTGGGTAACACTGCAAATGATTGGGATATAAACTACTGTAAG GGCTTTAGTGCTGCGCGGGAAGTGAGAGAGTACTTTCAAGATCTTGGTGAGCGCAGGGCATATTTTGTCtgggatgatgatgatgaacaagaTGGAACTTCAACTTCAATTGAGCTGGCATTCAGTAAAAAAGCTGAGGAATGGATGGCTTGGGTTTGTAACTCTCAG ATGATGCAGCCTGGCACTTGTAATTATGAAAGCAAAAGTATAAAGTACAGGGATTTTGTTAACAAAGAACTTCTATTCTTCTCAATGAAAAATCTCCAAGGGTCCATTCCGTCTATGGTAGATGGCCTTACACTTGGTCAAAGGAAGACTCTTTTCACCTCCTTTAAGATGAATTTGACCAAACCAACAGAAGTTTTCCGATTAACTGCTTATGTGAATCAACATTCTGATTGTCACGGTGATGGTGATGAACAAAGTATTGCTAGCACAATTATTGGAATGGCACAGGATTTTGTGGgcagcaacaacatcaatcttCTCGTACCTTATGGTCAATTTGGCACTCGTGACCTG GGTGGTAAAGACCATGCAAGTTTCAGAAAGTTATGCACTAATCTAAATTGCGTTACTCGTCTCCTCTTCCCTGTGGATGATGATAAGCTTCTTGAATACTTGAATGAGAATGGGAATTCCATTGAACCAAACTG GTACATACCAATTATTCCTCTCGTGCTTGTTAATGGTTGTCATGCCACGGGGACATGTTTTAGTTCTGATATTCCCAAATATCATCCATGTGAAATTATTGAGAATGTAAGACGTTTCTTGAATAAAGAGGAAATGGTGCCAATGAAACCATGGTACAGAGGGTTCAGAGGAACCATTAAGAAAAGTGCCAAGGGCTATACAATCAATGGTTTAGTGGAGAGAATAAATGAACAAACTGTCAGAATCGAAGAGCTTCCTATTCGAATGTGGACTGAAGATTATAAGAAgttccttgaaaaaaaaaactgctcaGGCGCACATTGA